In a single window of the Thermotoga sp. KOL6 genome:
- a CDS encoding DUF2905 domain-containing protein, whose translation MFQGIGRFLILMGLILVVFGVLLLLFEKIPFLGKLPGDIVIRKKNFVFYFPLMTSLIISVVISLILYLISRMR comes from the coding sequence GTGTTCCAGGGAATCGGGAGATTCCTGATTCTCATGGGTTTGATTTTGGTAGTTTTTGGCGTTTTGCTACTCCTCTTCGAGAAAATACCGTTCCTCGGAAAATTGCCGGGAGATATTGTAATAAGGAAAAAGAATTTTGTTTTCTACTTTCCACTGATGACAAGCTTGATTATAAGTGTGGTTATTTCTTTGATCCTCTATTTGATCTCCCGAATGAGGTGA
- a CDS encoding L7Ae/L30e/S12e/Gadd45 family ribosomal protein, which yields MNDRIKKKVYSYLGFAVKARKVVFGKERIRAYIRSPREKKLIVIAEDASDRTKKDTIMRCENKGVPYVIMFTKEDLGRLLDKPGVSVVGLEEDNLIEAIEKVVK from the coding sequence ATGAACGATCGAATCAAAAAGAAAGTTTACAGTTATCTCGGTTTCGCTGTGAAGGCAAGGAAGGTAGTTTTTGGAAAAGAAAGGATTAGAGCCTATATAAGGTCTCCTCGGGAGAAAAAACTCATCGTGATAGCAGAAGATGCAAGTGATAGGACAAAGAAAGACACGATCATGCGTTGTGAAAACAAAGGAGTTCCTTACGTCATTATGTTTACCAAAGAAGACTTGGGACGACTTTTGGATAAACCTGGTGTTTCCGTTGTGGGTCTAGAGGAGGACAATCTAATAGAGGCTATAGAAAAGGTGGTAAAATAG
- the infB gene encoding translation initiation factor IF-2: protein MARLRVYELARKLNMPPKELLQELEELGVSVKNHMSFVDEEIANIIIDLLEEGKEKKSKQPSKPRKDDEEEIEKEITEKKKKRKISLKPDELKLDIVAEKLGIPQNKIIQDMFVKRGLALRPGQILKLEEVEQILKEYKAEIELEEEKAGEEEVDDFELLERRFQELYEREEDKLVPRPPVVTVMGHVDHGKTTLLDRIRSTRVAEREEGGITQSIGAYQVEVNGRKITFIDTPGHELFTEMRARGAQATDIVVLVVAADDGVMPQTIEAYNHAKSANVPIIVAINKIDKPNANVEKTKQELVEKLGLIPEEWGGDTVVVPISAKTGQGVDELLEMILLVADMNEIKCYPEGPARAVIIESKLDKKMGPVASVIVKDGVLKVGDAVVASNTYGKVRNLFDDRMRSIREAHPSQPVMILGFEDVPDVHSNVYVVESVEKAKEIVEKRREKLESQKFGKKHVNLEELMKMMKEKDKKILNIIVKADTYGSVAALRNAINKLQSREIELNIVHAGVGEISTSDIMLAAAVDAVVLGFRVKVNSKARKLAEQEGVDVRTYSIIYKLVDDLKLALEGMLEPEEVEEIIGHGEIKRVFKISKVGKVAGVQMLDGKADKSGFVRLYRNGQLVFEGKIESLKHYKEDVNVVEAPQECGIKLSGFDDIQEGDELEFYVIRKVKRKPTFVEESQKNLSEQQQ, encoded by the coding sequence ATGGCCAGATTAAGAGTTTACGAGCTTGCTCGAAAATTGAATATGCCCCCAAAGGAGCTTCTTCAAGAGCTCGAAGAGCTTGGTGTCAGTGTGAAGAATCATATGAGTTTTGTGGACGAAGAGATAGCCAACATCATAATAGATCTTTTGGAGGAAGGGAAAGAGAAGAAATCCAAGCAACCTTCCAAGCCCAGAAAAGACGATGAAGAGGAGATAGAGAAAGAGATTACGGAGAAGAAAAAGAAGAGAAAAATATCTTTGAAACCCGATGAATTGAAACTTGACATAGTTGCAGAAAAATTGGGAATTCCTCAGAACAAGATAATACAAGATATGTTCGTAAAGAGAGGGCTTGCACTAAGACCAGGTCAAATCCTAAAACTCGAAGAGGTTGAGCAGATTTTGAAGGAATACAAAGCAGAAATAGAACTGGAAGAGGAAAAAGCTGGAGAAGAAGAAGTGGATGATTTCGAACTTCTGGAAAGAAGATTTCAGGAACTCTATGAAAGAGAAGAAGATAAATTGGTTCCAAGACCTCCTGTGGTCACAGTTATGGGACACGTTGATCATGGGAAAACAACTCTTCTCGACAGAATCAGATCTACCAGGGTTGCTGAGAGGGAAGAAGGTGGTATCACTCAATCTATAGGTGCCTATCAAGTAGAAGTGAACGGAAGGAAGATAACCTTTATAGACACACCAGGGCACGAGCTGTTCACAGAAATGAGGGCAAGAGGTGCTCAAGCGACGGATATAGTTGTACTTGTGGTGGCGGCAGATGATGGTGTCATGCCGCAAACGATAGAGGCTTACAATCATGCGAAATCCGCCAACGTTCCCATAATAGTTGCCATAAACAAGATAGACAAACCGAATGCTAACGTGGAAAAAACAAAGCAGGAGTTGGTAGAAAAACTCGGTCTGATACCAGAAGAATGGGGTGGAGACACAGTAGTTGTTCCTATATCAGCAAAGACAGGCCAAGGTGTTGACGAACTTCTCGAGATGATACTCCTTGTCGCCGATATGAACGAAATAAAGTGTTATCCCGAAGGACCCGCAAGAGCCGTAATTATAGAATCAAAGCTTGACAAAAAAATGGGACCTGTGGCGAGTGTTATTGTGAAAGATGGGGTTTTGAAAGTTGGAGACGCTGTTGTTGCCTCCAATACTTATGGAAAAGTAAGAAACCTTTTTGACGATAGGATGAGATCGATAAGGGAAGCACATCCTTCACAACCTGTCATGATTCTCGGCTTTGAGGATGTGCCCGACGTTCATTCCAATGTGTATGTGGTCGAGAGTGTGGAAAAAGCCAAAGAGATCGTTGAGAAGAGGCGAGAAAAACTTGAATCTCAAAAGTTTGGAAAAAAACACGTGAATCTGGAAGAGCTCATGAAAATGATGAAAGAAAAAGACAAGAAGATATTGAACATCATCGTGAAAGCAGACACTTATGGATCGGTAGCGGCATTGAGAAACGCTATAAACAAGTTGCAATCGAGGGAAATCGAGTTGAACATTGTACATGCTGGTGTGGGTGAGATCAGCACCAGTGATATTATGCTTGCAGCGGCAGTTGATGCTGTAGTCCTTGGGTTCAGGGTGAAAGTAAACAGCAAAGCAAGAAAACTAGCTGAGCAAGAGGGAGTCGATGTGAGGACTTACTCTATAATCTACAAGCTCGTTGACGATTTGAAACTTGCCCTTGAGGGAATGCTGGAACCTGAAGAAGTAGAAGAGATCATTGGGCATGGAGAGATAAAGAGGGTTTTCAAAATTTCGAAAGTTGGGAAAGTTGCAGGTGTTCAAATGCTTGATGGGAAAGCAGACAAAAGCGGATTCGTCAGACTCTACAGAAACGGTCAACTCGTTTTTGAAGGTAAAATAGAAAGCTTGAAGCATTACAAAGAGGATGTGAATGTCGTCGAAGCACCTCAAGAATGTGGTATAAAACTCTCAGGATTCGATGACATACAAGAGGGAGACGAATTGGAGTTCTATGTGATAAGGAAAGTAAAGAGGAAGCCCACCTTTGTGGAGGAAAGTCAAAAGAACCTGTCCGAACAGCAACAATGA
- a CDS encoding family 16 glycoside hydrolase, with protein MKKVLYLLLLGTLGLFLLGTSCEQRVQIPVPLPEVSVETPEINLGFKVVKPTGTEEIFEDFEAYGQGQTAPFGPWKILPGFNAPHVEEGIQADKTIGKVLKAGDDQGIFVPASWEDLIIECNFNGVDGGAIFFRLTEDGQKGFYFIMENPGRVSLHKFAGSLDISLAENTSVNNISNGWNYLKIVANRQNVKVYINGRKLIDVNDPDIFSGGVGLAMKSWNTIFYDNVRIEVIE; from the coding sequence ATGAAGAAAGTTCTTTATTTGCTTCTGTTGGGGACATTGGGTTTGTTCCTTCTTGGAACAAGTTGTGAACAGAGAGTTCAAATACCGGTCCCTCTTCCAGAAGTGAGTGTAGAAACTCCTGAGATTAATCTGGGTTTCAAAGTGGTAAAGCCAACTGGAACGGAGGAAATATTCGAGGATTTCGAAGCTTACGGTCAAGGTCAAACTGCTCCCTTTGGTCCTTGGAAGATTTTACCAGGTTTCAACGCTCCTCACGTTGAGGAGGGCATTCAAGCGGATAAGACTATAGGGAAAGTTTTGAAAGCGGGAGATGATCAAGGAATATTCGTACCCGCCAGTTGGGAAGATCTCATTATAGAGTGCAATTTCAACGGTGTTGACGGTGGAGCAATTTTCTTCAGACTCACAGAGGACGGTCAAAAAGGATTTTATTTCATTATGGAGAATCCTGGACGAGTTTCACTCCACAAATTCGCCGGCAGTCTCGACATATCGTTAGCAGAGAACACAAGCGTGAACAACATATCCAATGGATGGAACTATCTGAAAATTGTCGCGAATAGGCAAAATGTGAAAGTCTACATAAACGGCAGAAAATTGATTGATGTAAATGATCCCGACATTTTCAGCGGAGGGGTTGGTTTAGCCATGAAAAGTTGGAACACTATTTTCTACGACAACGTGAGAATAGAAGTAATCGAATGA
- a CDS encoding Mut7-C RNAse domain-containing protein yields MKYKKIAYFRFFGRLNDFFKDEKFVKVHNFTGFQTVKDRIEALGVPHVEVSFITKNGKPVSFYYMVEDGDFFFVYPEFKNINLPEEWLVTPKYKGEPRFILDIHLGKLAKLLRMLGFYAFFGEEKDEILCRKAVQENAILLSRDIGLLKRKELVFGYYVRSTDPREQLKEVIERYDLKDWMKPFTRCIECNVEFEEIPKESVKGRVPSKVFELFNEFVRCPNCGRIYWKGTHYEHMTDFLKNVIK; encoded by the coding sequence ATGAAATACAAAAAGATCGCTTATTTCAGGTTCTTCGGTAGACTAAACGACTTTTTTAAAGATGAGAAATTCGTTAAAGTACACAATTTCACAGGCTTTCAGACTGTGAAAGATAGAATAGAAGCATTGGGAGTTCCACATGTAGAAGTCAGTTTCATCACTAAAAATGGGAAACCTGTAAGCTTCTATTACATGGTGGAAGACGGGGATTTTTTCTTCGTTTATCCGGAGTTTAAAAACATAAACCTTCCGGAGGAATGGCTCGTTACACCTAAATACAAAGGAGAACCGCGTTTCATTCTCGACATACATCTTGGAAAACTCGCAAAACTTTTAAGGATGCTAGGCTTCTATGCTTTCTTTGGAGAAGAAAAGGATGAAATACTGTGTAGGAAAGCTGTGCAGGAAAATGCCATTCTTCTTTCCCGAGATATAGGCCTTCTGAAAAGAAAAGAGCTCGTCTTCGGATATTACGTAAGAAGCACCGATCCGAGAGAACAATTGAAAGAAGTGATAGAAAGGTACGATTTGAAAGACTGGATGAAACCTTTTACTAGGTGTATTGAATGCAACGTTGAGTTTGAAGAAATTCCCAAAGAAAGCGTGAAAGGAAGGGTACCTTCGAAAGTTTTCGAACTCTTCAATGAATTTGTTCGATGCCCAAATTGTGGGAGGATATATTGGAAAGGTACGCATTACGAACATATGACTGACTTTTTGAAAAATGTGATAAAATGA
- a CDS encoding peroxiredoxin: MLQSGDKAIDFELVNTELRRIRLSDFKGKNVVLAFYPGAFTSVCEKELCTFRDSLSKFNKFNAVVLGISVDSPFANKAFAEKNHITFDLLSDFGGKVASQYGGVHENFLDISGYTVAKRSVFVIDKDGTIVYSWVSDDPGKEPVYEEVEMTLENLSK, encoded by the coding sequence ATGCTTCAATCTGGCGACAAAGCAATCGATTTTGAGCTTGTGAACACAGAATTGAGAAGAATCAGACTTTCCGATTTTAAAGGAAAAAACGTTGTTTTAGCTTTCTATCCAGGAGCTTTCACGAGTGTATGCGAAAAAGAACTTTGTACTTTTAGGGATTCTCTCTCCAAGTTTAACAAATTCAACGCGGTTGTTCTCGGAATCAGTGTGGACAGTCCCTTTGCCAACAAAGCATTCGCTGAAAAAAATCATATTACATTCGATCTTCTTTCTGATTTTGGTGGCAAGGTAGCTTCACAATACGGAGGAGTTCACGAGAACTTCTTGGATATATCAGGTTACACAGTTGCAAAGAGATCTGTTTTTGTCATTGACAAAGATGGTACTATAGTGTATTCTTGGGTTTCGGATGATCCTGGGAAAGAGCCGGTCTACGAAGAAGTAGAGATGACCTTGGAAAATCTATCCAAGTAG
- a CDS encoding glycosidase gives MVEEILKKYLSRKRSIRKNETIDIFERITYFFPKDFVVVNYPRQPVAVFNPGAVLVGKALHIFPRVIFDYYKYVSSIGHFVVDIDELMNGDVKRPIEMEIIFWPRDVQEFLGCEDPRVFFRNSRFEILYTAKGYRSWAQEGKPHTDFLAHAILDEELNLLEKRYISVKSTSEIFFPPSMKDSSFVSDNVILTRMTIDDSKVCWRGRIEGNSIDLYSLEAVFFPEDWETKVGWSTNVVETKRGYLIGWHAVLKENLTYKNGLALVDRNGRLLGTTDYILSPKGVIEEYGDRINVIFGCGLVKYEDKIIWIGGVSDWTIGVFATSERTVMNLMKEVT, from the coding sequence ATGGTGGAGGAGATACTGAAAAAATACCTCTCGAGAAAAAGGTCAATCAGAAAAAATGAAACAATCGATATTTTTGAAAGGATAACTTATTTTTTCCCAAAGGATTTTGTAGTGGTCAATTATCCCAGACAACCTGTGGCTGTTTTCAATCCAGGGGCGGTGTTGGTAGGAAAAGCCCTCCATATTTTTCCGAGAGTGATTTTCGACTACTACAAATATGTTTCCTCGATAGGACATTTTGTGGTGGATATCGATGAGTTGATGAACGGAGATGTTAAAAGACCGATCGAAATGGAGATTATTTTTTGGCCAAGAGATGTTCAGGAATTCCTTGGATGTGAAGATCCAAGGGTTTTCTTTAGAAATTCCCGTTTTGAAATATTGTACACAGCAAAAGGGTACAGAAGCTGGGCTCAAGAAGGGAAACCTCACACGGATTTTCTTGCCCACGCTATCTTGGATGAGGAATTGAATCTTCTAGAAAAAAGATATATCTCCGTGAAAAGTACTTCTGAGATCTTCTTTCCTCCCTCGATGAAAGATAGTTCCTTTGTATCAGACAACGTGATTCTGACGAGAATGACCATAGACGATTCTAAAGTCTGTTGGAGGGGAAGAATAGAAGGGAATTCAATTGATCTCTATAGCTTGGAAGCGGTTTTCTTCCCAGAGGATTGGGAAACGAAAGTTGGTTGGTCTACAAATGTTGTTGAAACAAAAAGAGGTTATTTGATAGGATGGCACGCTGTTTTGAAAGAGAATCTTACTTACAAAAACGGATTGGCGCTCGTTGACAGAAACGGAAGACTTCTTGGGACGACGGATTACATTCTCTCGCCAAAAGGTGTGATAGAAGAGTACGGTGATAGAATCAATGTCATATTCGGGTGTGGTCTTGTTAAATATGAGGACAAGATAATCTGGATAGGTGGTGTTTCTGACTGGACAATAGGTGTTTTTGCAACCAGCGAACGCACTGTGATGAATTTAATGAAGGAAGTAACGTGA